DNA from Asterias amurensis chromosome 7, ASM3211899v1:
GTTTTCTTTTGGAGGATCTTCGACGTCTCAACGTTGCtttgacaagagctaaacatAAACTCATTCTGATTGGCTgtatcaaagcactcagtaAATATGGACCAATGAGGCAGCTCCTAGAATATCTGCAATCAACCAATATGATAtccttttatttttagttgAGAGAGTGTTTAGAATTTGGAGGTTGTTTTAATGCCTGATGGCAACAAACATTAACCATTCCTTTACAAGAAATGCACTGTTTAAAAACATgttccattaaaggcactggacacctttggtaattgtcaatgaccagtgttcttacttggtatacctcaacatacatgtatgcataaaataacaaacatgtgaaaatttgaactcaattggttgttgaagttgtgagagaataatggaagaaaaaacaccctttgcataagttgtgtgcttcaaacaatacttacccttcgcataagttgtgtgctttcagatgttttaattcgagacctcagctgttgtcttgaattcaattcaaatattttagtgagaaattacttctttctcaaagactacgttacttcagagggagccgtttctcacaatgtattattctatcaacagctctccattgctcggtaccaagtaaggttttatgctaacaattattttgagtaattaccaatagtgtccaatgcctttaacttgTTTATTTGATGGAGATTGAGTATTTATGTCAACTGTTGATTCCTTAACTTGTGTCTTACATGGTGACCCTCCCATCAGATGTATGCAGTAAGTCCAGTCAATCTTGAAGTTGGTCTCCACAGAGTGTTTCTTGAGGCATTCTGCTCAGAGGGTAGTATTTCATAATTAGAGACTTCCTTTTGTTCTGGAGAGACTTTTTCAAGTTACTGATTACAGACTATCAAAACCGTCCAGCTTGATGCTCAAGTGCCGTCCAGACAGATAGCGTGTTTTTTACTGAAAGAGTGATACATATTCTTGATTCCTTTTACAGAAATCTCAAAACTAGAAAGAATTGTAAGCCAAagttatttattatatttttctgAAGCCTAAAAACCATAGTGGCTTGTTCCTATGGCGACTGCAATCACAAATGGCGGGAAGATTTGACAAATTCTACATGACAGTAAAGGTCAATGGAGAAGCATGACCGGAATACAGTATTTTATTTCTCCAGAAATTTTCACTgagaaaaatcagcaaaattagTCATGTGTGGGCGTATGGTGATGATTCATACAGAAGTGAATGACCCCTATAGGTTTTGATGTTGTTCAGAAGTCCTTCTTAGAGAAGAATAATTAGGTTATTTTGCAAGTTGTTTTTGGAGTCCTTTCTTAGGCACCTTGTCAAAACTTTCCCCGGACAACTTGTGGAAGGGTTTTCCCGAAACCATTTGGGAACAACTGCTGGCTCCCAGTAGATAGCAAAATCTAAGTGTGTGCGGTTTAACCAATATTAAACAAATGGCACAACTTTCCTAAAAACTGTTCATGGAGTTTATACAGAATgcacaatattttgttgagGGATAGCAAATTAGCTGCGGGAAAACTTTTCCGCAAGTTATCCGGGAAAAGTTTAGATAAAGTGCCTTAGTATAAGAAGTATAGTACAACTATATGATTACCTTGAAGATTTTGTTTTAGAGCATAACAAGTAACATAACAAAAAATGTCTTCTGAATTTCCTTTCATATAattcaaaaatcatttacatgATTATTATATGCTCAAGTTATTgctcttttttttccctttatgTTTGGTGTAATTATATTCAGAGCACTGTAATCATACTGCTTAAAGAAGTCAAATTTagacacacaattttttttttttttttttttccggccaTTTTATGATATTTTTAGTGCCAcacaaaatacttttttttttttttcttaaagacaagatataattatttattaatcaCAATTTAATAAGAAGTATAATCTGAAGTAAGGCCAATCAAAGCTTGGGGAGCATCATTGTATAATACAATCTAATGGTTTTTGTAAGATAAATCTTGGAGACTGAATAAAAGTGTTCATACTGTTGCCAAATGCAATCTTTCTGATGTGAATAATTAGAAATCTTTATGCTGATTTTGCCATCGGTGCTGCATACTCTTCAGTAAGGTTTAAGTCGCAATAAACAGAGTAATAGCAATAGTGTAAGTTGTTTTGATAACATGTTTAAAGGTGCCTAAAAATGCCTGCTATATATTTACAAGTTGCATCTGAAGTTTGATGTTTAAAAACCCTGCAAGATAGTGATTTCAACCACATCTCTGGTTCAAAGAAAGCACTGATCCTTTGCAATGGACATCATCAGATAATGTGCTGTTATGTATCACAAAATTAACATCTGCTTCTATAATAAGAAGTCAATTTGTGTTGTACAATGATACAACGATGAGCAATCAGTCCGATATATGATCTCTTACTCACTCATTTCATAGTAGACACAGTTCTCCATCACGTTATTTCCAGCATTAACCTGTGAGATGGTGACATTGTTGAGTTGGCACATCTTCCCAGACAGGTTGAAGGAGCGGCAGTTGGGATCCTTGGAGCAAGCCAGGCAGCACTGTATGGGGTTCTTGATGATGGTTTCCTTGAAGGTGTGGCCGAGCAGACAGTAGGGTGTGGCTTGATCATCAAAGCTTGCAGGGTTGACACTGAAGCAGCGTCTTGGTGGGGTACACATTTTTCTCTCGCATATAAAACTTCTCTTTAGTTGGCATCCTAACAGAGCCCACTGACCATGTTTGTACTTAAGGCAGCAACAGTTTGTAGCATTGAAATCTTGTCCATCTTGCATATTCATGTAGTCATGCTGACCACCATCAAAGAATACCAACCCATCGCTGGCTGAGTTCATGCAGCCCAGCCATACATTGCGATGGTCAAATGATTGATCTTGAATTAGCTCTAAATGCAAGGAATGCATGAATTGATCTTCAGATTGTGAGTTTGCTATGCTAAGCTGACTATCTACATCATGGCATGCCTGTTGAGCATCAGACCACCCTAGTGGCCTGTCGATAACCATCATGTAGCAAGACTGATCAAACTGCCTCCAGCCTAACGGACAACCACTTTCACCAATGATGGATCTACCAAACATCAACAGCAGAAATCCGCCAGTCAGAGTTATCAGATGCATGGTGTACTGTTCAAGTTACCCACAGATTCGGATCAGAGTTAGACTAGGGTCTTAACAGAACTAAGACAAGTTGGTTTTATAAACGCGATAGATAATTTGCAGCATCCAAGTAAGACCAAAACAACTGTTGTGTAGATGTTGCACATGCAAAGAATTAGTGTACTGTAGTGGTGAATATGTTGGTACTCTACTTGACTTGGGGTTTTATATTGTCCTGTCAGAAATATCCCATTGATTATTTAACTGTTAAGTTACTGGTAATCTGCCCATTATAGTCTTACCATCCATATcattaataaatattaaatattcAACAAAGTCATTCATAAAAGGTCATTTTACCAGACTGGGTGGGTTTTCCTCTGACAACAAAAGCAGATATTGATAATAATATCAACACTTACAATAATAAACTGTTGATGTACTCGCTCAACTTTGTCTTTTTATTCAAAAAGTGcattcaaagttaaaggaacacgttgccttggatcggacgagttggtcaaaacaaaagcctttgtaaccgttttttataaaatgcatatggctggaaagatgttttaaaagtagaatacaatgatctacacaagtttgcctcgaaattgcgtggttttccttctactgtgcgaactaacacgttcggccatttatgggagtcaaaattttgacccccataaatggccgacgtgttagtcgacgaggtaaagggaaaaccacgcaattttgaggcatgtttgtgtggatcattgtattctacttttacaagatctttccagccatatgcattttataaaaaacggttgcaaacgctttccaaagaccaactcgaccgatccaaggcaacgtgttcctttaatgatccATTAGCATTCACCGATGACCATTAATGTAGAAtggtttattgtaaataaataataatattcattttgatCAAATGAGCCATCAAATAAGCATTTACAACAATTGTCATTGTTCTTTTAAAATGGAGAACTACTTGTTGAAGTGGTTTTTGTTTGGGGGCACACCTTGAAAGTTACAGGTGCAGTGAGTGGGCTCTTCCGATCATTGTTCTTTTGTTTCTTAAATTGATAACTAGTTTAAACTTTTGAATCTATTTTACATACTTTTGAGAAATTAAATACTATCTGTATAACAACTACAGTAATGTTTAATTACCTTCaattacaaattaattaatataaGTCATAAATAAACAAGTGATAAACATCCAAAAGTTGCTAACTCTGAACaagataataaatatataagAAACTATAATAAATAGAtataataaattaacaaaattttCTCTTTGTAAATATTTCAAACAATTACAACACCCCTCGGTTAAAATGTTGGGATTTAAAAAGGTTTGAATGGAAAAGGtttttacaaactttaaaacttaatttaAAATAGTTTATGTTAATTTGTGTCTTTCTACTTCAAGTTATTCTACTATCCCTCaatcaaataaaatactttcaaaaatatttttccgAATTAACTTGATTTACTTTAAAACACTAGAGATCACCGAAATGTTCTCACTGCACTGTTTACTGCTTACTGGAGAACTGACCTGCAGccaattttacaaaactttacgcatctgggtaagtccacttgcgcaacgtttatggcataagttgcgccataaacgttgcgcaagtggacttacgcagttacgttaagttttgtgaaatcggctgctggcccATAGACTTACATGTTCTTCACACCACAAAGATTGAGTTATTTATTaaacagctccatgaaattgaacC
Protein-coding regions in this window:
- the LOC139940125 gene encoding galactose-specific lectin nattectin-like translates to MHLITLTGGFLLLMFGRSIIGESGCPLGWRQFDQSCYMMVIDRPLGWSDAQQACHDVDSQLSIANSQSEDQFMHSLHLELIQDQSFDHRNVWLGCMNSASDGLVFFDGGQHDYMNMQDGQDFNATNCCCLKYKHGQWALLGCQLKRSFICERKMCTPPRRCFSVNPASFDDQATPYCLLGHTFKETIIKNPIQCCLACSKDPNCRSFNLSGKMCQLNNVTISQVNAGNNVMENCVYYEMSE